A part of Fibrobacter sp. UWH4 genomic DNA contains:
- a CDS encoding replication-associated recombination protein A — protein sequence MDQPLAERLRPRNLDEFLGQNKILGEQSLLRKSLENDSVPSMIFWGPPGCGKTSLAHVIRQHTKKAFVALSAVASGVKEVKEVLADARKMKAMFKDTILFIDEIHRFNKGQQDALLGAVEDGTVTLIGATTENPGFEVNSALLSRCQLILFAPLSKEDLRTLIFSALRDHPRGLQLKDVEVEEAVVDKLIAQSDGDARFLLNQIEWIGKNLGDKKVIDEKLLEEFQYKKPLRYDKGGEEHYNLISALHKSVRGSDPDAALYWLHRMLQGGEDPRFILRRLMRMSMEDIGLADPNALLLATSAREAYDFMGIPEGLIALDELAIYLSLAPKSNSVELAGMKADQIVKQTGTLPVPRAFRNSVTKVGEKLGYGIDYQYDHDSPGAYSAQEHLPKQLEGVEIYAPKPYGKEKQLGERLAQLKQIKREKNQK from the coding sequence ATGGACCAGCCGCTCGCCGAAAGATTACGCCCCAGGAACCTCGATGAGTTTTTAGGCCAGAACAAGATTCTGGGCGAGCAGAGCCTGTTGCGCAAGAGTCTTGAAAACGACAGCGTGCCGAGCATGATTTTCTGGGGCCCGCCGGGCTGCGGAAAGACGAGCCTCGCCCACGTGATCCGCCAGCATACCAAGAAGGCGTTTGTGGCACTTTCGGCGGTGGCCAGCGGCGTGAAAGAAGTCAAGGAAGTCTTGGCGGATGCCCGCAAGATGAAGGCGATGTTCAAGGACACAATCCTCTTTATCGACGAAATCCACCGGTTCAACAAGGGGCAGCAGGATGCGCTGTTGGGTGCCGTCGAGGACGGCACGGTGACGCTCATAGGCGCCACCACCGAGAACCCGGGGTTCGAGGTCAACAGCGCCTTGCTTAGCCGCTGCCAGCTGATTTTATTTGCGCCCTTGAGCAAAGAAGATTTGCGCACGCTGATTTTTAGCGCACTCCGCGACCATCCGCGTGGGCTTCAACTGAAGGACGTGGAAGTCGAAGAAGCCGTTGTAGACAAGTTAATCGCACAGTCCGATGGAGACGCAAGATTCCTGCTGAATCAAATCGAATGGATCGGCAAGAATCTTGGCGACAAGAAAGTCATCGACGAAAAGCTCCTCGAAGAGTTCCAGTACAAAAAGCCCCTGCGTTACGACAAGGGCGGCGAAGAGCATTACAATTTAATTTCTGCCTTGCATAAGTCCGTTCGCGGCTCGGATCCCGACGCGGCTCTTTACTGGCTGCACCGTATGCTGCAAGGTGGAGAAGACCCGCGATTCATTCTGCGCAGACTCATGCGCATGAGCATGGAAGACATCGGCCTTGCCGACCCGAACGCATTGCTACTTGCCACGAGTGCACGCGAAGCCTACGACTTCATGGGAATCCCCGAAGGACTCATCGCCCTCGACGAGCTCGCCATTTACCTTTCGCTTGCTCCCAAGAGCAACAGCGTGGAACTGGCGGGAATGAAAGCCGACCAAATCGTGAAGCAGACAGGCACGCTCCCTGTACCTCGCGCCTTCCGCAATTCCGTCACGAAGGTCGGCGAAAAGTTGGGCTACGGAATCGACTACCAGTACGATCACGACAGCCCCGGCGCTTACTCCGCCCAGGAACATTTGCCCAAGCAGCTCGAAGGCGTCGAAATTTATGCGCCCAAGCCCTACGGCAAGGAAAAACAACTCGGCGAAAGACTCGCGCAATTAAAACAGATTAAGCGGGAAAAGAATCAGAAGTAA